Within the bacterium genome, the region ATCTACTCGCAGTTCACGAGTCTCGTCCATTTGATTCCGGCGCCGTTGCGCCAGACCGGCAAGATACTACGACGTGCGCTCGGAAATCTTAAACTGATGCGTACACGCAACCGTCGGAGGGATACGGACAAAGGGGTCAGCGATGATCTACCAGCGTTGTATGCATATGCTCATGAGATTGGGTGGTTTCGGAGGAGCTTGCCCCGTGATTGGAACATCGATGTAAGATCGTGGAGATCGGTGGATTCCGATTTTACAAAGCGTTTCATCCCAAATAATCTATTAGGCCGGTACTCCTTGAGGCTGATTTTTCTTCTCGAGACACTCTTCCCTCGTGCGCTGGCACGAATAGGATATCAAATGATCATCATCCGCAAAGAGTGACGGGGCGCGAGCCGGTAAGCACCTCACCCTTGCGAGCGGGCGACCGCGGCCAGCAGCGCATCAGGGCGCCCGCGGTACTCGCCGGGATCGAGACGGCCCGCGGCCAGGCCGTGCAATACGTCTGTTAAAGCCGTGTTCACCGGAGCCCGTAGACCCAACCGGGCGGCCTCTCTGGCCACCGCCCCGTTGAGAACGTCAACCTCGTTCTCAGACCGGCCGCGCTGGAGATCGTGCCACAGCGACGTCCTCGCCTCTCCCCTACCCCGCCGGACCAGGCGCCGCATCAGCGGGCGAACCAGCCATCCGGGACCGACCAGCGCCGCCCTCAGGATGGGCACCGGGTAGCCGGGAAGGGCGACCGGACGGAGCCTAAGCCGTTTCATCACCCGGAGGGCCTCGCGAAGCGCTTCACGCTCGATTTCGAAGAGCCGTGTGTCCTCGACCACGGCAACCGGAGAAAGATCAACGATGGCCGAGGTCGCGTTGGTGAAGAGATTGATCAGGAGTTTGCTCCACTTCATCTCCCGGTGGTCGCGGTACAGTACAGCAGGGATTCCGGCTCGCTGGAAGAGCCCGACCCATGGGGAGGGATCTTGCTTGGGATCGAGCGCCGCGACCCCGATGCCGCCAACCAGGCTGTTCTGGCGCACCACACCAGGGCGGGGCCGGTTCACGCTGATCGTGATCGTGCCGGCGAGGGTGCGGGCGGGACCGATCTCAGCTGCGATTACCTCCTCGTTGCCGATGCCGTTCTGCAGAGAGAGCACCGGGACCGAGGCGCCGAGCGCGGCCTTGAGCGTCCGCGCGGCTTCCTGGGTGTGGTAGGCCTTGACGGTGAGCAAGACGAGGTCAGGGGGGCTGGCAAGATCCTCGATCGTCGTGACCGAGTCGATGCGCTTGCACACCACGCGCTCCCGAGGAGTTTCGAGGGTAACGCCGCGTGTCCGGATCGCGGCGACGTGATCGCGCCGGGCCACCAGCGTGACGTCGACTCCCCCGAGCGCGAGCCGCGTCCCAACCAGGGAGCCGATCGCCCCGGCCCCAAAGCAGACGACGTGCATCCTACTTCTTGAGGGGCTCCCGGTCGGTAATGTGCAACTCGGTGCCGGCCACCAAACGCTGGATGTTCGCGCGGTGACGGTAGATGGCGAAGAGCGCGGCGATCACCCCGAAGTACACGTACTCCTCCGGCTGGTTAAGCCGCCACATGGTGATCGGAACGGAGACCACACCCAGCAGCGATCCCAGAGACGAATACCTGGTGACGGCGACGGTGACGATCCAGACGGCCGCGGCCACGGCCGCCGCCGGCCACGATAGCGCGGCCAGGACGCCGAAGGACGTCGCGACCCCTTTTCCTCCCTGAAACTTGAGGAAGATCGACCAGTTGTGCCCGGCGATCGCCGCGAGCCCGGCCAGCACGACCGTCCATGCCGACGCCCCTAGTCTCTCGGCGAGTACCACGGGGACGAGACCCTTCAGGATGTCGACGGCGAGGACGACGACGGCCGTCCCCGCGCCGGCGACGCGGAGGACGTTGACCGTCCCGATGTTGCCGCTGCCGTGACGCCGGATATCCTCCCCGGTGAGGAGGCGGACGACGATCAGGCCGGTCGGGATGGCGCCGATGAGATAACTCACGACGATGACCGCGAGCGGCATCTCCTCCTCCTCGGGTCACCGCACCTTTCGAGTGGTCTCAGCGGGTCTCCTTCTCCGGAGCGTCCAGCGGATCGGCGTGCCCACGAGGTCGAACGCGTCCCTGAGGCGCCGCTCGAGATACCGGCGATACTCCGGGGGGCACAGCGTGGGATCGTTCACGAAGAGGACGATCGTCGGCGGCTTGGTCTGCGGCTGCGTCGCGTAATAGATGTGCAGCCGGCGGCCGCGGGGGTCGGCGGGAGGATCGGTTGCCCGGGTCGCCTCCTCGATCGCGCGATTGAGCGGCCCCGTCGGGATCCGGGCCGCATGGGATTGGGCGGCACGGAGCACCGCGGTCATCAACTCATCGATGCCCTTCTGCCGGATCGCGACCGTCAGGCACATGAGGAGCGGGCCAAGGAACCGCAACCGGGACTGCGCGACCTCGTGGATTTGTTGAGGGCTGTACCCCGGCAACAGATCCCACTTGTTGACCGCGATCACCACGGCACGGCCGGCGTCGTACACGGCCCGGGCGATCTTTTGGTCTTGATCTGTGATGCCCTCCACCGCGTCAATAACCAGAACGGCGACGTCGGCGCGCGCCAGCGCTTCGTGGGTCCGGCGTGTGCTGTAGAACTCGATCGGCTCTTCGACCCGGCTCCTGCGCCGCAGCCCCGCGGTATCGATGAGGACCATCGGCCGCCCGTCGTAGTGGACCAACGTGTCGATGGCGTCTCGGGTGGTCCCGGGACGCGCATCCACGATCACGCGCTCTTCTCCCAGGAGCGCGTTGACCAGCGAGGACTTCCCGACATTAGGCCGCCCGAGGAACGCGATCCTGACCGCGTCCTCGGTCTCCCTGTCTTCTCCTGTCTTCGGGATCACGGCGACCACGGCATCCAGCAGGTCGCCGATGCCGAGGCCGTGGGTCGCGGAGATGGCCATCGGCTCGCCCAATCCGAGCGCGTGAAATTCGTGAACGGCCGGCGCGAGCGCGGGGGTGTCGACTTTGTTCACGGCGACCAGCACGGGATGGTGACTGCGCCGCAGGACGCTCGCGATCTCCGCGTCCTGGGGGGTCATCCCGGCGGATACGTCCACCACGAAAAGGATGGCTTGCGATGCCGCGATGGCGTGCTCGGCCTGCCGGCGAACCTGGACGGCGAGGGGCTCGGGGTCGCCGGACACCAGGCCGCCGGTATCGACGAGGAGGAATTCGCGTCCCGCCCACTGGCAGGGGGCCTCGAGGCGGTCCCGAGTGACGCCCGGAATATCGGATACGATGGCGTGCCGGCGCGCGAGCAGGCGGTTGAACAGTGCGGATTTCCCGACGTTTGGACGGCCGACGATCGCTACGGCAGGCAACCCCACGGACGCCATCGGGGTCTCCTGAATTCGGCCTGAACGCGGGCGCGCGGGCCCGCCCGTCACGCCCCTCCCAGCTCCTGCAGCCGGAGCATAACGTCTTCGATGACCCAGCTCGGGGTGCTGGCTCCCGAAACGACCCCCAGCGTGTCCAC harbors:
- the der gene encoding ribosome biogenesis GTPase Der, yielding MASVGLPAVAIVGRPNVGKSALFNRLLARRHAIVSDIPGVTRDRLEAPCQWAGREFLLVDTGGLVSGDPEPLAVQVRRQAEHAIAASQAILFVVDVSAGMTPQDAEIASVLRRSHHPVLVAVNKVDTPALAPAVHEFHALGLGEPMAISATHGLGIGDLLDAVVAVIPKTGEDRETEDAVRIAFLGRPNVGKSSLVNALLGEERVIVDARPGTTRDAIDTLVHYDGRPMVLIDTAGLRRRSRVEEPIEFYSTRRTHEALARADVAVLVIDAVEGITDQDQKIARAVYDAGRAVVIAVNKWDLLPGYSPQQIHEVAQSRLRFLGPLLMCLTVAIRQKGIDELMTAVLRAAQSHAARIPTGPLNRAIEEATRATDPPADPRGRRLHIYYATQPQTKPPTIVLFVNDPTLCPPEYRRYLERRLRDAFDLVGTPIRWTLRRRRPAETTRKVR
- the plsY gene encoding glycerol-3-phosphate 1-O-acyltransferase PlsY, which gives rise to MPLAVIVVSYLIGAIPTGLIVVRLLTGEDIRRHGSGNIGTVNVLRVAGAGTAVVVLAVDILKGLVPVVLAERLGASAWTVVLAGLAAIAGHNWSIFLKFQGGKGVATSFGVLAALSWPAAAVAAAVWIVTVAVTRYSSLGSLLGVVSVPITMWRLNQPEEYVYFGVIAALFAIYRHRANIQRLVAGTELHITDREPLKK
- a CDS encoding ketopantoate reductase family protein, with product MHVVCFGAGAIGSLVGTRLALGGVDVTLVARRDHVAAIRTRGVTLETPRERVVCKRIDSVTTIEDLASPPDLVLLTVKAYHTQEAARTLKAALGASVPVLSLQNGIGNEEVIAAEIGPARTLAGTITISVNRPRPGVVRQNSLVGGIGVAALDPKQDPSPWVGLFQRAGIPAVLYRDHREMKWSKLLINLFTNATSAIVDLSPVAVVEDTRLFEIEREALREALRVMKRLRLRPVALPGYPVPILRAALVGPGWLVRPLMRRLVRRGRGEARTSLWHDLQRGRSENEVDVLNGAVAREAARLGLRAPVNTALTDVLHGLAAGRLDPGEYRGRPDALLAAVARSQG